From the genome of Labedella gwakjiensis:
CATGGAATCTGCCCCGAGCCACGGGGCGGGTCTACGGAGATCTTCTGCTGCGAGGAGAAGCAACGAGCGCGGAACAGCTGCGTACCGATCTCTCCCTCAGCTCGGGAGCAGTCAGTACCGCGATTCGAGAACTCGTGTCCTGGGGCTTGGCGCGTACGATCCCACAGCCTGGCAGTCGCCGACTACTCGTGGAAGCCACAGGCGGCTTCGAGCAGCTCCTTGCCGCAAGCCACGAACGCACCCGCGCCTTTGTGCGAACTCTGCGCGCCGCAGAAGATTTGACCGAAAACGCGCACGCAGCTACTCGGCTTCGCGACGTCACCGACCTGTTCACGTCCTACGTCGACGCCGGCGAGCACGTACTCCGCAACTACTCGCGATCGTGAGCCACGAGAACGCACCACTCACCATCGAGGGCGTCGGAACGATCGC
Proteins encoded in this window:
- a CDS encoding GbsR/MarR family transcriptional regulator — protein: MISTEHEQFVNAMGDTLATWNLPRATGRVYGDLLLRGEATSAEQLRTDLSLSSGAVSTAIRELVSWGLARTIPQPGSRRLLVEATGGFEQLLAASHERTRAFVRTLRAAEDLTENAHAATRLRDVTDLFTSYVDAGEHVLRNYSRS